One stretch of Sulfuricystis multivorans DNA includes these proteins:
- a CDS encoding fused MFS/spermidine synthase produces MEIQISESAGVRYLHFSSHWIQGAMRIARPWALELDYTREMMAALLLRPDPDWPRTALLIGLGAGSLTKFLYRHRPEARLTVVEIDPEVIDVARLYFRLPPEDERLTILLDDGADFVAKTSRQFDLIMVDGFDENGRSGMLDTLPFYLNCKARMSESGLLVTNLLTKRRGVRPSLERLESAFDGRALAFPSCSSGNVIAFAATGAPVEHSLSELKTLARELKAHTDLNLLPTLNRLEHAKRYPGGKLRI; encoded by the coding sequence ATGGAAATCCAGATCAGCGAATCCGCCGGCGTGCGTTATCTGCATTTCAGCTCACACTGGATCCAGGGCGCCATGCGCATCGCCCGCCCCTGGGCGCTGGAGCTCGACTACACCCGCGAGATGATGGCCGCGCTGCTGCTGCGCCCCGATCCGGACTGGCCGCGCACGGCTCTCCTGATCGGGCTGGGGGCAGGTTCTCTGACCAAGTTCCTTTATCGGCACCGGCCGGAAGCACGGCTGACGGTCGTCGAAATCGACCCGGAGGTCATCGATGTCGCACGCCTTTATTTCAGGCTGCCGCCGGAGGACGAGCGCCTGACCATCCTGCTCGACGACGGCGCCGATTTCGTCGCCAAGACCTCTCGGCAGTTCGATCTGATCATGGTCGATGGCTTCGACGAAAACGGCCGCAGCGGCATGCTCGATACCCTGCCCTTCTATCTGAATTGCAAGGCACGCATGTCGGAAAGCGGTCTGCTGGTGACGAATCTGCTCACCAAGCGCCGCGGCGTGCGCCCCTCGCTGGAACGTTTGGAATCCGCCTTCGATGGCCGAGCGCTGGCCTTTCCGTCCTGTTCGAGTGGCAACGTGATCGCCTTCGCCGCGACCGGCGCACCGGTGGAACACTCCTTAAGCGAACTCAAGACCCTGGCACGCGAGCTGAAAGCGCACACCGATCTGAATCTATTGCCGACCCTGAACCGGCTCGAACATGCCAAGAGGTATCCCGGCGGTAAACTGCGCATCTGA
- a CDS encoding ArsC family reductase encodes MIRIYGIKNCDSMKKAFKWLDERNIPYEFHDYKKAGVPRERLVAWCKVLGWKTLLNTKGPTWRKLTPEQQQISTQSQAVSIMMEFPSVIRRPVIETDSGHLLVGFDPTMFESFIK; translated from the coding sequence ATGATCAGAATCTACGGCATCAAGAATTGCGACTCGATGAAAAAAGCCTTCAAATGGCTCGACGAGCGCAACATTCCCTACGAGTTCCACGACTACAAGAAAGCCGGCGTGCCACGCGAGCGACTCGTCGCCTGGTGCAAGGTGCTGGGCTGGAAAACCCTGCTCAACACCAAGGGGCCGACCTGGCGCAAACTGACGCCGGAACAGCAACAGATCTCCACACAAAGCCAAGCCGTTTCGATCATGATGGAATTTCCGAGCGTGATTCGTCGCCCCGTCATCGAAACGGACAGCGGCCATCTGCTCGTCGGTTTCGACCCGACGATGTTCGAAAGCTTCATCAAGTAA
- the amrA gene encoding AmmeMemoRadiSam system protein A, with protein sequence MPDPALGRALLIRARNAIGEEFGIAGQPEPDHPALERPGATFVTLTQDGQLRGCIGSLEAWRPLDEDVRANAKAAAFGDPRFPPLSKSEFARTRVEVSLLTPPVPLDFTDEADAIRQMRPGIDGMIFEYHGRRGTFLPQVWESLPDRQQFFAHLKQKAGFPANFWSPEVRLYRYEVQKWKEPEKS encoded by the coding sequence ATGCCTGATCCCGCCCTCGGTCGAGCGCTGCTCATTCGCGCCCGCAATGCGATCGGCGAAGAATTCGGCATTGCCGGGCAGCCCGAACCGGATCATCCTGCGCTAGAGCGGCCCGGCGCCACTTTCGTGACCTTGACCCAAGATGGGCAATTGCGCGGCTGCATCGGCTCGCTGGAAGCTTGGCGACCGCTCGACGAAGACGTACGGGCCAATGCCAAGGCCGCCGCCTTTGGCGACCCGCGTTTCCCACCACTGTCGAAGAGCGAATTCGCGCGCACGCGCGTCGAGGTTTCCCTACTGACCCCACCCGTGCCGCTCGACTTCACCGACGAGGCAGACGCCATCCGGCAGATGCGGCCGGGCATCGACGGCATGATTTTCGAATATCACGGCCGGCGCGGCACCTTTCTACCGCAGGTATGGGAAAGCCTGCCCGATCGGCAGCAGTTCTTCGCCCATCTGAAACAGAAGGCCGGCTTTCCCGCAAACTTCTGGTCCCCAGAGGTCCGGCTCTACCGCTACGAGGTGCAAAAATGGAAGGAACCCGAGAAGTCCTGA
- a CDS encoding PilT/PilU family type 4a pilus ATPase, translating to MTEIQELLHQMLERGASDLFISAEIPPHLKIQGRTLPAQRAGGSWPALAPGESRRFAYALMNEAQRAEFEKNKECNFALATREGGRYRVNVYYQRGEVSMVIRLIKTDVPSFEVLGLPPQAGQLALLRRGLVLIVGAAGMGKSTTLAAMVAHRARTLDGHILSVEDPIEYIYPHGKSVVEQREVGIDTLSFADALKNMMRQAPDVIVIGEIRDRETAKNAIMYAEAGALCLSTLHSNNANQAIERIVNFFPEELHHQVLLDLSLNLRGVISQRLLPGLHGGQVLATEILLQSAYSSSLIQKGEIDQLKDAIRKGTASGMQLFDDCLLELCRARRIAPEEALDHADSKTDLALKLRLAVAPERL from the coding sequence ATGACCGAAATCCAGGAGCTGTTGCACCAAATGCTCGAGCGCGGGGCATCCGACCTGTTCATCTCTGCGGAGATTCCACCCCATTTGAAGATTCAAGGCCGAACACTCCCGGCGCAGCGGGCAGGTGGATCATGGCCTGCCCTGGCGCCTGGCGAATCACGTCGCTTCGCGTATGCCTTGATGAATGAAGCGCAGCGCGCCGAATTCGAAAAGAACAAGGAATGCAATTTCGCACTCGCCACGCGCGAGGGTGGACGTTATCGCGTCAACGTCTATTACCAGCGCGGTGAGGTGTCGATGGTGATCCGTCTGATCAAGACGGACGTCCCATCATTCGAGGTGCTGGGCTTGCCCCCCCAGGCGGGGCAGCTTGCATTGTTGCGGCGCGGGCTGGTGCTGATCGTCGGCGCGGCGGGGATGGGCAAGAGCACCACGCTGGCGGCGATGGTCGCGCACCGTGCGCGGACGCTGGACGGCCACATCCTTTCGGTCGAAGACCCGATCGAGTACATCTATCCACACGGCAAGTCGGTCGTCGAGCAGCGCGAAGTGGGGATCGATACCTTGAGCTTTGCCGATGCGCTCAAGAACATGATGCGCCAGGCCCCGGACGTGATCGTCATCGGCGAGATCCGCGACCGCGAGACAGCCAAAAACGCCATCATGTATGCCGAAGCCGGTGCCTTGTGTCTGTCGACGCTGCACTCGAACAATGCCAATCAGGCGATCGAACGCATCGTCAATTTCTTTCCCGAGGAATTGCATCATCAGGTGTTGCTCGATCTGTCGCTCAACCTCAGGGGTGTCATCTCGCAAAGACTCCTGCCAGGACTGCACGGTGGCCAGGTGTTGGCGACCGAAATCTTGCTGCAGTCGGCCTATTCGTCGTCGCTGATCCAAAAAGGCGAGATCGATCAGCTCAAGGACGCGATCCGCAAGGGAACCGCCAGCGGCATGCAATTGTTCGACGACTGCCTGCTGGAACTATGCCGCGCCCGGCGCATCGCGCCCGAAGAGGCGCTCGATCATGCCGATTCGAAGACCGATCTCGCGCTCAAGCTGCGGCTGGCCGTCGCTCCCGAACGGCTGTAG
- the amrS gene encoding AmmeMemoRadiSam system radical SAM enzyme, with protein MEGTREVLSGVSARWWHTLPDGRIQCDLCPRDCKLHDGQRAACFVRANRGGQMILTTYGRSSGFCIDPIEKKPLNHFYPGSSVLSFGTAGCNLACKFCQNWDISKSREMDTLMDEASPQAIAQAAKRYGAQSVAFTYNDPVIFAEYAMDTADACHALGIHSVAVTAGFMHLDPAREFYAKMDAANIDLKAFTDHFYFKLCGGHLQPVLDLIAMVHHETDCWIELTTLLIPGLNDSDAELKQLAAWCFKELGPDVPLHFSAFHPDFKMLDRPATPPATLQRARRIALDAGLHFVYTGNVHDRAGESTYCPGCGKAVIERDWYEILGYSLDETGHCKHCGTRIAGRFGHFGHPFGARRMPIRIAAM; from the coding sequence ATGGAAGGAACCCGAGAAGTCCTGAGTGGCGTCTCTGCCCGCTGGTGGCATACGCTTCCCGATGGGCGCATCCAGTGCGATCTCTGCCCGCGGGACTGCAAGCTGCACGACGGCCAGCGCGCCGCCTGCTTCGTGCGCGCGAACCGGGGAGGACAGATGATCCTCACTACCTATGGCCGCAGCAGCGGCTTCTGCATCGACCCGATCGAAAAGAAGCCGCTCAATCATTTCTATCCGGGTTCCAGCGTCCTGTCCTTTGGTACGGCCGGGTGCAACCTCGCCTGCAAGTTCTGCCAGAACTGGGACATCTCCAAATCGCGCGAAATGGACACGCTGATGGACGAGGCCAGTCCACAGGCGATCGCCCAGGCGGCAAAACGCTATGGCGCACAGAGCGTCGCCTTCACCTACAACGATCCTGTGATCTTCGCCGAATATGCGATGGACACCGCCGACGCCTGCCATGCGCTCGGCATCCATAGCGTCGCCGTCACGGCCGGCTTCATGCATCTCGATCCGGCCCGGGAGTTCTATGCCAAGATGGACGCCGCCAACATCGACCTGAAGGCCTTCACCGACCACTTCTACTTCAAGCTCTGCGGCGGCCACCTGCAGCCGGTGCTCGACTTGATCGCGATGGTGCATCACGAAACGGATTGCTGGATCGAGCTGACCACGCTGCTGATTCCGGGGCTGAACGATTCGGATGCCGAACTCAAGCAACTCGCTGCATGGTGCTTCAAAGAGTTGGGCCCCGACGTGCCCCTGCATTTCTCGGCCTTTCATCCCGATTTCAAGATGCTCGACCGGCCTGCGACACCGCCGGCCACTTTGCAACGCGCGCGTCGCATTGCGCTCGATGCCGGGCTGCACTTTGTCTATACGGGCAACGTGCATGACCGCGCGGGGGAGAGCACCTACTGCCCGGGCTGCGGCAAGGCCGTGATCGAGCGCGACTGGTACGAGATCCTCGGCTATTCACTCGACGAGACGGGCCATTGCAAGCACTGCGGCACTCGAATCGCTGGGCGCTTCGGCCATTTCGGTCACCCCTTCGGCGCACGGCGCATGCCGATCCGGATCGCCGCGATGTAA